In Kordiimonas pumila, a single genomic region encodes these proteins:
- a CDS encoding iron-containing alcohol dehydrogenase — protein sequence MVPSSPSLTANWNYPTRMHLGAGRIQEIAAICTEHGMSRPLVVTDTGAASLPFTAQIMELLTEAGLKAGLYSNVPSNPTDASITEGTDLYRDGDYDGVIALGGGSGLDAGKAIALLAGQGRPLADFEDVGDNWLRADANRIAPVIAVPTTAGTGSEVGRASVITFTATHEKKIIFHPKMMPVAVISDPVLTVGLPAHLTAATGVDAFTHCFEAFCAPSYHPMADGIALEGMRLIKDWLPVAYREGTNVTARTHMLTAASMGATAFQKGLGAVHALSHPVGAVYNAHHGLTNAIFLPYVMQENRPLIAAKMERLAAYLDLGQNGFNEVLDWVLAFRESLGIPHDAKSLGIKDADIPDLALAATLDPSMAGNPKPLNIDTVQKLYSSAILGNL from the coding sequence ATGGTACCATCATCCCCCAGCCTTACGGCGAACTGGAACTACCCAACCCGCATGCATTTAGGTGCAGGGCGCATTCAGGAGATTGCGGCGATCTGCACAGAACACGGTATGAGCCGCCCCCTGGTGGTAACAGATACGGGTGCAGCCAGCCTGCCGTTCACGGCCCAGATTATGGAACTGCTGACAGAGGCTGGGCTGAAGGCTGGCCTATATAGCAATGTGCCCAGCAACCCGACCGATGCCTCTATCACCGAGGGCACAGACCTATACAGGGACGGTGACTATGACGGTGTGATCGCACTTGGCGGCGGGAGCGGGCTTGATGCCGGGAAAGCGATTGCGCTGTTGGCGGGGCAGGGCCGGCCGCTTGCTGACTTTGAGGATGTCGGCGATAACTGGCTACGGGCGGATGCCAACAGGATTGCACCGGTGATTGCGGTTCCCACCACTGCGGGGACCGGTTCAGAGGTAGGCAGGGCTTCGGTCATTACCTTCACCGCCACCCATGAGAAGAAGATCATCTTCCACCCGAAGATGATGCCTGTTGCGGTGATCAGTGATCCGGTGCTGACGGTGGGGCTTCCCGCTCACCTGACGGCAGCGACCGGGGTTGATGCCTTCACCCACTGTTTTGAGGCTTTCTGTGCGCCGTCCTATCACCCGATGGCAGATGGTATTGCGCTAGAGGGCATGCGCCTGATTAAAGACTGGTTGCCGGTCGCCTACAGAGAAGGCACCAATGTTACAGCGCGCACCCATATGCTGACAGCGGCCAGCATGGGGGCTACCGCCTTCCAGAAAGGGTTAGGGGCTGTACATGCGCTCAGCCATCCGGTTGGTGCCGTCTACAACGCCCATCACGGTCTGACCAATGCGATCTTCCTACCCTATGTGATGCAGGAGAACCGCCCCCTGATCGCTGCAAAGATGGAACGGCTCGCCGCCTATCTCGACCTCGGCCAAAATGGCTTCAATGAGGTGCTCGACTGGGTGCTCGCCTTCCGCGAAAGCCTTGGCATACCCCACGATGCTAAATCTCTCGGCATCAAGGATGCAGACATACCAGACCTCGCCCTCGCTGCAACACTCGACCCCTCAATGGCCGGTAACCCAAAACCCCTGAACATAGATACCGTACAAAAGCTCTACTCATCGGCAATATTAGGTAATCTATAA
- a CDS encoding aldehyde dehydrogenase family protein, protein MDSVKTVSPLDGRIVIERPFADMNAALSAVAAALRAQTLWHAVPVADRVAVLEAAIASMVERKAVLAAEITLHMGRPISQSAGEIDGMAYRARHMLALAAEALADREEAAPDGRRYFIRRQPHGTVLAITPWNYPYLTAVNSIIPALAAGNAVILKPSPQTPTIGEHFAEAFKAAGVPEGVFQSLHLSADTTLKLIETASIHYVGFTGSVAGGTAVEKAAAGRFLPVGLELGGKDAAYVRADADIDNAVANLVDGALFNSGQSCCGIERIYVAEAVYDQFIAAYAALVQTYRLGDPQDPATTLGPVVSVQAAERIRAEIGAACAAGAEALIPENLFPAAKAGTAYVAPQVLVKVDHTMAFMREETFGPCVGIMAVQSDGEAISRINDSPYGLTASLWTEDTATGLALADQVNTGTVYLNRCDALEPALAWAGVKHSGRGCTLSRYGYDALTRAKSFNIIDRS, encoded by the coding sequence ATGGACAGTGTAAAAACAGTTTCCCCCCTTGATGGCCGTATTGTTATTGAACGGCCCTTCGCTGATATGAATGCGGCCCTTAGTGCTGTCGCTGCGGCACTAAGGGCACAGACCTTGTGGCACGCTGTGCCTGTTGCTGACCGGGTTGCGGTGCTGGAAGCGGCTATTGCCTCTATGGTGGAGCGCAAGGCCGTGCTCGCCGCTGAGATTACCCTGCATATGGGGCGGCCCATCAGCCAGAGTGCGGGCGAGATTGACGGCATGGCCTACCGGGCGCGCCATATGCTGGCGCTGGCGGCAGAAGCGCTGGCTGACCGCGAGGAAGCAGCCCCTGATGGCAGGCGCTATTTTATCCGCCGGCAACCGCACGGTACGGTGCTGGCGATCACACCGTGGAACTATCCGTATCTGACAGCGGTGAACAGTATTATCCCGGCACTGGCGGCAGGCAATGCGGTGATCCTGAAGCCATCACCACAAACCCCGACCATTGGTGAGCATTTTGCAGAAGCCTTTAAGGCGGCCGGGGTGCCGGAGGGGGTGTTCCAGTCTTTACACCTGAGTGCAGATACGACCCTGAAGCTTATTGAAACCGCCTCGATCCACTATGTTGGCTTTACCGGGTCTGTTGCCGGGGGTACCGCGGTTGAGAAAGCGGCGGCTGGCCGGTTCCTGCCTGTGGGGCTTGAGCTTGGCGGCAAGGACGCAGCCTATGTACGGGCGGACGCTGATATTGATAACGCGGTCGCAAACCTTGTGGACGGGGCCTTGTTCAACAGCGGCCAGTCCTGCTGCGGGATTGAGCGCATTTATGTGGCAGAGGCTGTGTATGACCAGTTTATCGCAGCCTATGCAGCGCTTGTGCAAACCTACAGGCTTGGCGATCCGCAAGACCCTGCAACAACGCTGGGGCCGGTGGTGAGTGTTCAGGCGGCAGAGCGGATACGGGCCGAGATTGGGGCAGCCTGCGCGGCGGGTGCTGAAGCATTGATCCCTGAAAACCTGTTCCCGGCAGCAAAAGCGGGCACTGCCTATGTGGCACCGCAGGTGCTAGTGAAGGTTGATCACACCATGGCCTTTATGCGCGAGGAGACCTTTGGGCCTTGTGTCGGGATTATGGCGGTACAGTCAGACGGGGAAGCCATTAGCCGTATCAACGACAGCCCGTACGGCTTGACCGCCAGCCTCTGGACGGAAGACACAGCCACAGGGCTAGCCCTTGCTGACCAGGTAAATACCGGGACGGTGTATCTTAACCGCTGTGATGCGCTTGAGCCAGCACTTGCCTGGGCCGGGGTAAAACACTCTGGCCGGGGCTGTACGCTGTCGCGCTATGGCTATGATGCTCTGACCCGCGCCAAATCCTTCAACATTATTGACCGTTCATAA
- a CDS encoding glutamine synthetase family protein, translating into MDMDGLRARLEGGADEYIKVGVVDMDGIVRGKYMSGSKFLSALEGGFAFCDVVLGWDSNDKLYDNVSYTGWHTGYPDAAVRVIEESGRLLPFENDQPFFLCEFTGAAEALCPRGVLRRVLADAASLGYSVKAGIEYEFFVFEETPESAREKGFRNLKHLAPGTFGYSVLRSSEHAPFYQAILDACTGLDIPLEGLHEETGPGVLEAAIAVDDCLAAADKAALFRTFTKVVARQHGKMATFMAKCTQEWPGQSGHMHLSLWKDGASAFYDEKGEHRMSEEMRYFLGGQQALMPEVLAMISPTINSFTRLIPGAWAPTAATWGVENRTCALRVIPGSSKSQRIEYRISAADANPYLALAAAIASGLWGIRNKIEPGTEIRGNAYDVQMPDSYSLPTTLWDAAQRLRASTAAREAFGDAFVEHFAATREWEEREFRKHVTDWELKRYFEII; encoded by the coding sequence ATGGATATGGATGGTTTGAGGGCGCGTCTTGAGGGTGGCGCGGACGAGTATATTAAGGTTGGTGTTGTTGATATGGACGGCATTGTTCGCGGGAAGTATATGTCCGGGAGCAAGTTTTTATCGGCGCTTGAGGGGGGTTTTGCATTTTGCGACGTTGTTTTGGGCTGGGATTCGAACGACAAGCTGTATGACAATGTGAGCTATACGGGGTGGCACACGGGGTATCCTGATGCGGCGGTACGGGTTATAGAGGAGAGTGGCCGGTTATTGCCGTTTGAGAATGATCAGCCGTTTTTTCTGTGTGAGTTCACGGGTGCGGCGGAGGCCTTGTGCCCACGGGGTGTGCTGCGGCGTGTTCTGGCAGATGCGGCATCGCTTGGTTACAGCGTCAAGGCCGGGATTGAGTATGAGTTTTTTGTTTTTGAAGAAACCCCGGAGAGCGCGCGGGAGAAAGGCTTCCGAAACCTGAAGCATCTGGCCCCGGGCACCTTTGGCTATTCTGTTCTGAGAAGCTCTGAACATGCGCCGTTTTATCAGGCGATCCTGGATGCCTGTACCGGGCTTGATATCCCGCTTGAGGGCCTGCACGAAGAGACCGGACCGGGAGTGCTGGAAGCCGCTATTGCGGTTGATGATTGCTTGGCGGCGGCGGATAAAGCAGCCCTGTTCAGAACCTTTACCAAGGTTGTTGCCCGCCAGCACGGCAAGATGGCAACTTTCATGGCCAAATGTACACAGGAATGGCCGGGCCAGAGCGGTCATATGCACCTGTCGCTTTGGAAAGACGGTGCCTCGGCTTTTTATGATGAGAAGGGTGAGCACCGGATGAGCGAGGAGATGCGCTACTTTTTGGGCGGCCAGCAGGCGCTGATGCCGGAGGTGCTGGCAATGATCTCGCCGACGATTAATTCTTTCACCCGGTTGATACCGGGGGCATGGGCACCAACCGCTGCCACATGGGGTGTTGAGAACAGAACCTGCGCGCTGAGGGTTATCCCAGGCTCGAGCAAAAGCCAGCGGATAGAATACCGGATATCAGCGGCAGATGCGAACCCCTATCTGGCCCTGGCGGCGGCGATTGCCTCAGGCTTATGGGGTATCAGGAACAAGATAGAGCCGGGTACAGAGATCCGGGGCAATGCCTATGATGTCCAGATGCCGGATAGCTATAGCCTGCCAACCACCTTGTGGGATGCAGCACAGCGCTTAAGGGCAAGTACAGCAGCCCGCGAGGCATTTGGTGACGCATTTGTCGAACATTTTGCCGCGACCCGGGAATGGGAAGAACGCGAGTTCCGCAAACATGTGACCGACTGGGAACTGAAGCGCTATTTTGAAATCATCTAG
- a CDS encoding M81 family metallopeptidase has translation MRVYVSGIQHETNTFLGTETLYGAFEVADAWPGLLQGTEVITGTRDINLPVAGFIAVAEAEGWDLVPGVWCSAGPSGPVAAAAYATITEETLSRLKAAGPVDAVYLDLHGAMVATGTPDADGDLLHRVRVLVGPEVFVVASLDMHANVSQKMVEATDALVVYRTYPHVDMAETGQRAGVRLKRLLLSGRQESNLKQLPFLLPMGTQSTLDSPMAEIIHQIEEIERWGGSVELATGFPLADVAECGPSIISYGPCAAASSKQLYQAMLQLEGRFRETLLTPDAALSACRQQLAANPKGPVLLIDTQDNPGCGGTGDTVGLLKALIEAAIPGTVVGVVADAQTCAQAHAAGVGASLDVSIGAQHGFGETPLQLQATVTALGDGFFTGTGPFYLGCRFSLGLTALLTYGTVQVVLASTRQQAADQAMFRHLGIEPADAKVLALKSSVHYRADFGAIASAIITVISPGANTADLTAITYKNISPNTRIAGRNKISKGV, from the coding sequence ATGCGAGTATATGTGTCAGGCATTCAGCATGAGACGAACACGTTTTTAGGGACTGAGACGTTATACGGTGCCTTTGAGGTAGCGGATGCGTGGCCGGGGTTGTTGCAAGGTACGGAAGTTATTACGGGAACGCGGGATATTAATCTGCCGGTTGCAGGGTTTATTGCCGTTGCCGAGGCTGAAGGCTGGGACCTGGTACCGGGCGTGTGGTGTTCAGCAGGGCCGTCAGGGCCGGTTGCAGCCGCCGCCTATGCAACGATCACAGAGGAAACCCTCTCCCGTCTCAAGGCTGCAGGGCCGGTGGATGCGGTGTATCTTGACCTGCACGGTGCTATGGTGGCAACCGGTACACCAGACGCAGACGGTGACCTCTTGCACCGGGTGCGGGTGCTGGTTGGGCCTGAGGTGTTTGTCGTTGCCAGCCTTGATATGCATGCCAATGTTTCCCAAAAAATGGTAGAAGCTACAGATGCGCTTGTTGTGTATCGAACATACCCCCATGTAGATATGGCAGAAACAGGGCAGCGTGCAGGCGTGCGTCTCAAGCGCCTGCTTTTGTCAGGCCGGCAGGAAAGCAACTTGAAGCAGCTTCCTTTCCTGTTACCCATGGGTACACAGTCCACCCTCGATAGCCCAATGGCAGAGATCATCCATCAGATCGAGGAGATTGAGCGCTGGGGTGGCAGTGTTGAACTGGCAACAGGTTTTCCCCTTGCCGATGTTGCAGAGTGCGGGCCTAGCATTATCAGCTATGGCCCCTGTGCTGCCGCCAGCAGCAAACAGTTATATCAGGCTATGCTGCAGCTTGAAGGGCGCTTTCGGGAAACGCTCCTGACACCGGACGCGGCACTAAGCGCTTGCAGGCAGCAGCTTGCAGCGAACCCCAAAGGGCCAGTGCTTCTGATCGATACACAGGATAACCCCGGCTGTGGTGGCACAGGTGATACTGTCGGCCTTCTCAAAGCCCTTATTGAAGCAGCGATACCGGGTACAGTCGTGGGTGTTGTCGCAGATGCCCAAACCTGCGCACAGGCTCATGCGGCTGGTGTAGGGGCCAGCCTTGATGTCAGTATCGGCGCACAGCACGGGTTTGGTGAAACACCCTTACAGCTACAGGCAACGGTTACAGCCCTTGGCGATGGTTTTTTCACCGGTACCGGGCCTTTTTATCTGGGCTGCAGGTTTAGCCTTGGGCTCACGGCCTTGCTCACCTATGGCACGGTTCAGGTTGTGCTTGCCAGCACACGGCAGCAGGCAGCAGACCAGGCCATGTTCCGGCACCTAGGCATAGAACCCGCTGACGCGAAGGTTCTCGCCCTTAAAAGCTCGGTCCATTACCGGGCTGACTTTGGCGCTATCGCAAGTGCCATCATCACCGTGATCAGCCCGGGCGCTAATACCGCAGACCTCACCGCAATCACATACAAAAATATCAGCCCTAACACACGCATCGCTGGCCGTAATAAAATCAGTAAAGGCGTTTAA
- a CDS encoding ChuX/HutX family heme-like substrate-binding protein: MRGLTLFATIALATSASFTSVSVASDDVRDLCVSQGDKTKFLDYIEKNQPGAPLAIASRGLEVPEALLTSALPKTAAVGVKANPEITTQIWKSIDAWGADTDIGMVFSPSDQHAFVFPKHRVPLLQEGAKEGYLDMVANGDGGVHAHVQLKNISYIYATNLKSKDGKWQTQGITFFGPDGHAVIGVFASIKSKVISDAAVKGFEKTWAILSGLPQACE; encoded by the coding sequence ATGCGTGGTCTCACCCTCTTTGCTACAATAGCTTTGGCAACAAGTGCTTCATTTACTTCTGTTTCAGTGGCTTCTGATGATGTTCGTGATTTATGTGTCTCTCAAGGTGATAAAACGAAATTTCTTGATTATATCGAAAAAAATCAGCCGGGCGCGCCGCTTGCTATAGCAAGCCGTGGGCTTGAGGTGCCTGAAGCGCTTCTGACGAGTGCTCTGCCCAAAACGGCAGCAGTTGGTGTTAAGGCTAACCCTGAAATTACAACGCAAATATGGAAATCTATTGATGCGTGGGGGGCAGATACAGATATAGGGATGGTGTTCTCGCCGTCAGATCAGCATGCTTTTGTGTTTCCAAAGCACCGTGTGCCTTTGCTACAGGAAGGCGCCAAGGAAGGCTACCTCGATATGGTTGCTAATGGCGATGGGGGCGTTCATGCACATGTCCAGCTTAAAAACATCTCTTACATTTATGCCACTAACTTAAAATCGAAAGATGGAAAATGGCAGACACAAGGCATAACCTTTTTCGGCCCTGATGGACATGCTGTTATTGGTGTTTTTGCATCAATTAAAAGCAAAGTCATTTCAGATGCTGCTGTTAAGGGTTTTGAGAAAACATGGGCTATTTTGTCTGGTTTACCACAGGCTTGTGAATGA
- a CDS encoding IclR family transcriptional regulator encodes MLVKQAANVIEILEYFVQRKRPATLSEISDDLGWPRSSTFNLVGTLADKGYLYEPRSRGGYYPSPRWLTTAQSLADAEPLPEALLSLVREIVKETGETTSVCAPSGTHAVMIHVFESIQSIRYYAHVGSRVPIYASSAGRALLAQYAPHERLSIYKKIKFEHYTETTPVSIETLEEELRRAHERGYHQSHSEYIPDLAGVALPLPLPYRKLSIVVAGPVSRCLEKRAAIAEIMIKGLQRFSKELDIKPVEA; translated from the coding sequence ATGCTCGTCAAACAAGCGGCCAATGTAATCGAAATACTGGAATATTTCGTTCAAAGAAAACGCCCTGCTACCCTTTCAGAAATATCTGATGATCTGGGATGGCCGCGCTCCAGCACCTTCAATCTGGTTGGTACGCTTGCGGACAAAGGCTACCTGTATGAACCACGCAGCCGAGGCGGTTACTACCCAAGCCCGCGCTGGCTCACAACAGCACAGTCTCTTGCTGATGCCGAGCCCCTGCCCGAAGCCCTACTCTCACTCGTGCGCGAAATTGTGAAAGAAACCGGCGAAACAACATCCGTTTGTGCGCCAAGTGGCACTCATGCCGTCATGATCCACGTGTTCGAATCAATCCAGTCCATACGATATTATGCTCACGTCGGCAGCAGGGTACCCATTTATGCCAGCTCTGCAGGCCGCGCTCTTCTTGCCCAGTACGCCCCCCATGAACGCCTATCCATCTACAAAAAGATAAAGTTTGAACATTATACAGAGACAACACCGGTTAGCATAGAAACGCTGGAAGAAGAGTTACGCCGGGCCCATGAACGCGGCTACCATCAAAGCCATTCAGAATATATTCCAGATTTAGCTGGGGTTGCCCTCCCCCTACCTTTACCGTACCGCAAATTATCTATCGTAGTCGCAGGGCCTGTTTCCCGCTGCCTTGAAAAACGCGCAGCGATTGCGGAGATAATGATAAAAGGCTTACAGCGCTTTTCCAAGGAACTCGACATAAAGCCTGTTGAAGCCTAA
- a CDS encoding HpcH/HpaI aldolase/citrate lyase family protein, with protein sequence MRSFLFVPGDSPYKFEKAKQGTADALILDLEDSVADTHKNTARTETLKMLQQPSRLQKLYVRINGFDSPYAAYDLASIMPGRPDGIVLPKCAGPEDINRLGYMLDALEAAHTIEADTTRIVAIVTETAQSLFTLGTYTPAHKRLWGIMWGAEDLACSLGAQTNTEKGILLEPYRLARTLCLIAASAAGVVAIDAVSTDIHNLDAISEEVRQARRDGFGAKAVIHPKHVDIVNTGFQPSTAEIEWAERIIEAFDNHSNEGVLTLDGKMLDKPHLIGARQILASNR encoded by the coding sequence ATACGGTCTTTCCTGTTTGTGCCCGGCGACAGCCCCTATAAGTTTGAAAAAGCAAAACAAGGCACCGCCGACGCACTGATCCTTGATTTAGAAGATTCCGTCGCAGACACACATAAAAACACCGCGCGTACAGAAACCCTTAAAATGCTGCAACAGCCTTCACGGCTGCAAAAGCTGTATGTACGCATAAATGGTTTTGACAGCCCCTATGCAGCATATGACCTAGCAAGCATTATGCCCGGCAGGCCCGATGGTATCGTTTTGCCAAAATGCGCAGGCCCAGAAGACATAAACCGGTTAGGCTACATGCTTGATGCCCTGGAAGCTGCACACACGATTGAAGCTGACACCACGCGCATTGTAGCGATTGTAACAGAAACAGCGCAGTCCCTTTTTACACTTGGTACATATACCCCAGCTCATAAAAGGTTATGGGGCATAATGTGGGGCGCAGAAGATTTAGCATGTTCGCTTGGCGCGCAAACAAACACTGAAAAGGGCATCCTGCTTGAGCCTTACCGCCTAGCACGCACATTATGCCTGATAGCGGCATCGGCGGCTGGGGTGGTTGCCATTGATGCTGTATCTACTGACATTCACAATCTTGACGCCATATCAGAAGAAGTACGGCAGGCGCGGCGCGATGGCTTTGGAGCCAAGGCCGTTATTCACCCCAAGCATGTTGATATTGTTAACACTGGATTTCAGCCAAGTACCGCAGAAATAGAATGGGCAGAACGCATTATTGAAGCATTTGACAACCATTCAAACGAGGGAGTACTTACGTTGGATGGAAAAATGCTTGATAAACCCCATCTTATCGGGGCCCGGCAAATATTGGCTTCCAATCGGTAG
- a CDS encoding MaoC family dehydratase: MAGLFYEEFSEGQEFNHAFTRTVSEADNTTFSLMTMNPQPLHIDAHFSENTEWGQRLFNSIYTLGILIGMTVYDTTLGTTVGNLGMKDVRFPKPVFHGDTLRAHTKVMSKRLSKSNPGAGLVEFEHTCFNQHGTIVATCIRTAMMKLKQKSAAL; encoded by the coding sequence ATGGCAGGTTTGTTTTATGAGGAATTCAGCGAAGGTCAGGAATTTAATCATGCCTTTACCCGCACTGTTTCAGAGGCTGATAACACAACATTCAGCCTTATGACCATGAACCCCCAACCCTTGCATATTGATGCGCATTTTTCTGAAAATACAGAATGGGGCCAACGCCTGTTTAACAGCATCTATACTCTTGGCATCCTCATAGGCATGACTGTTTATGATACAACACTTGGCACAACAGTTGGCAACCTTGGCATGAAAGATGTTCGGTTCCCGAAACCTGTCTTTCACGGTGACACGCTCAGGGCACACACAAAAGTTATGTCAAAACGCCTTAGCAAATCAAACCCCGGCGCCGGGCTTGTTGAATTTGAACATACTTGCTTCAACCAGCACGGTACTATTGTTGCCACTTGCATAAGAACCGCCATGATGAAGCTAAAACAAAAGAGCGCAGCATTATGA
- a CDS encoding aldehyde dehydrogenase: MARYEKLFIGGEWVAPVDGSLVESIDPSTGKPWAIVAFGGAKDIDRAVAAARAAFEGPWRKMPGHERAAIMRRFADLYKENAPRLAELETRDNGRAIRESRMDIGSHNNWYHWFASLADKMSGRTIPIEDSVHAFTTRQPVGVVGAITPWNVPMMSAAWKLGPALAAGCTVVLKPAEQTPVTSLELAKLFEEAGFPPGVVNVVPGDGPGAGAHLVAHPDVNKIAFTGEGETAKRILHTGAETLKRFSFELGGKAPHIIFGDADVDQALNAATSSAWALCGQSCALGSRVLVERSVYDRVVDEFVKRSAKVRVGMPLDAATHMGPQAHLEQLEKTLSYIEIGQQEGADLVAGGKRLTEGPLADGYFVSPTVFASANNTMRIAREEIFGPVAALIPFDGEEEAVAIANDANYGLAAGLWTGDVGRAHRVSARINAGIVWVNTYRYIRWSTPYGGFKASGWGRENGLEALDSYLETKTTVISATGQFPDAFAQ, encoded by the coding sequence ATGGCACGGTACGAAAAGCTTTTTATTGGTGGTGAATGGGTTGCGCCGGTTGATGGCAGCTTGGTTGAAAGTATTGACCCTTCTACCGGAAAGCCTTGGGCTATAGTTGCTTTTGGGGGGGCAAAAGATATTGATCGTGCAGTTGCTGCGGCGCGTGCAGCCTTTGAGGGGCCATGGCGCAAAATGCCGGGCCACGAGCGTGCAGCAATAATGCGCCGTTTTGCAGATCTATACAAAGAAAACGCACCGCGCCTTGCCGAGCTTGAAACACGTGATAATGGTCGTGCCATTAGAGAATCGCGTATGGATATTGGTAGTCACAATAACTGGTATCACTGGTTTGCATCCCTTGCAGATAAAATGTCAGGCAGAACCATACCGATAGAAGATTCGGTGCATGCCTTTACAACACGTCAGCCTGTTGGTGTTGTGGGCGCTATTACGCCGTGGAATGTGCCAATGATGTCGGCAGCATGGAAGCTTGGGCCTGCCCTTGCTGCAGGCTGTACGGTTGTGTTGAAGCCTGCGGAGCAAACGCCGGTTACATCGCTTGAGCTTGCAAAGCTTTTCGAAGAAGCCGGTTTCCCGCCGGGCGTGGTGAATGTTGTGCCGGGTGATGGACCGGGAGCGGGTGCCCATTTGGTGGCGCACCCTGATGTAAACAAAATTGCCTTTACAGGTGAGGGCGAAACGGCAAAGCGGATTTTACACACCGGGGCAGAAACCCTAAAGCGTTTCTCTTTCGAACTGGGCGGCAAAGCACCGCACATAATATTCGGCGATGCTGATGTTGATCAGGCCCTGAATGCTGCAACATCATCAGCGTGGGCGCTTTGCGGGCAAAGCTGTGCGCTGGGCTCAAGAGTGCTGGTTGAAAGGTCAGTATATGACCGCGTGGTTGATGAGTTTGTAAAACGCTCGGCAAAGGTGCGTGTTGGTATGCCGCTGGATGCTGCAACCCATATGGGGCCGCAAGCGCATTTGGAGCAACTGGAAAAAACCCTTTCTTATATTGAGATAGGGCAACAGGAAGGTGCAGACCTTGTGGCGGGCGGCAAGCGCCTGACAGAAGGGCCACTTGCAGATGGCTATTTTGTAAGCCCTACGGTTTTTGCCAGCGCAAATAATACCATGCGCATTGCCCGCGAGGAAATTTTTGGCCCTGTTGCTGCCCTTATTCCTTTTGACGGTGAAGAAGAAGCTGTTGCGATTGCAAATGATGCAAACTACGGCCTTGCTGCAGGATTGTGGACAGGTGATGTGGGCCGTGCTCACCGTGTTTCAGCGCGCATTAATGCCGGTATCGTGTGGGTGAATACATATCGGTATATCCGGTGGTCAACGCCTTATGGTGGTTTTAAGGCCAGTGGCTGGGGCCGCGAAAATGGTCTTGAGGCGCTTGATAGCTACTTGGAAACAAAAACAACTGTCATCAGTGCAACAGGCCAGTTCCCTGATGCGTTTGCACAATAA
- a CDS encoding SDR family NAD(P)-dependent oxidoreductase encodes MRLKNKLAVITAAASGMGRFGVEYFAQEGAKVAAVDINADALAELAAEMKAKGCEIVTVTADLSTPEGARGSINEAAEKLGGIDILWAHAGIPGPGSVENLDLAAYEKAMALNVTSVVLGSGEVAKYMRKRGGGSLIFTASVSGLVGSMFSPIYSAGKFAVVGLCKSLAQSFAPDGIRVNVICPGLTDTPMMPGFVGRDATPEQLAANEKKLLASVPLGRLGRPEEMAKAALWLASDESSFVTGVALPVDGGYTCR; translated from the coding sequence ATGCGTTTAAAGAATAAACTTGCGGTTATTACTGCAGCAGCTTCCGGGATGGGGCGATTTGGTGTTGAATATTTTGCGCAGGAAGGCGCCAAAGTAGCGGCTGTCGATATTAATGCTGATGCACTTGCAGAACTTGCCGCAGAAATGAAAGCTAAGGGCTGCGAAATTGTAACAGTTACAGCAGATCTTTCAACACCAGAAGGTGCGCGTGGTAGCATTAACGAAGCTGCAGAAAAGCTGGGCGGTATTGATATTTTATGGGCTCATGCCGGTATTCCGGGGCCTGGGTCTGTTGAAAACCTTGATCTTGCAGCGTATGAAAAAGCAATGGCACTTAATGTTACATCGGTTGTGCTTGGCTCGGGCGAAGTGGCAAAATATATGCGCAAACGGGGTGGCGGTTCGCTTATTTTTACGGCCTCTGTTTCCGGGCTTGTTGGGTCGATGTTTAGCCCGATTTACTCTGCGGGCAAGTTTGCAGTTGTTGGCCTTTGTAAATCACTGGCGCAAAGCTTTGCACCAGACGGTATCCGCGTGAATGTTATCTGCCCGGGCCTGACAGATACACCCATGATGCCCGGGTTTGTGGGCCGGGATGCAACACCTGAACAGCTGGCGGCAAACGAAAAGAAACTGCTAGCGTCTGTACCGCTTGGCCGTCTTGGTCGCCCGGAAGAAATGGCGAAAGCCGCCTTGTGGCTGGCATCCGACGAATCGTCCTTTGTGACAGGTGTGGCTCTGCCGGTTGATGGTGGCTATACTTGCCGGTGA